In Bacteroidales bacterium, the genomic stretch CGATAAAATATCAACTTCCAAAAATTGGGCTGTTTGGTTGCATGAGTATTTGAGAGAATTTGAAGGAAAACAAGACGTTTTAAGATATGTATTAACTGCAAATGCTCCGGAAACGAAAGACAGTGATTTCACTTGGAAAAATTTTCAGGAAAGAAATAACAGTGAGTTAGTTAATATTCTCGGCAACTTCATTAACAGAACTTTAGTTCTGACCAAAAAATACTATGAGAAGATTGTGCCGCAACATACCGGTTTAACTGAAGAAGACAAATCTGCTTTAAAAGAAATAAGTATAATAAAGATGAAAATTGAAAGCAATATTGAGTCTTATAAGTTCAGAGAAGCATTGCGAGAATTTATGAATTTGGCTCGTGTCGGCAACAAATATTTAGCCGATAGTGAGCCATGGAAAATTATTAAAACCAATCCTGAAAGAGTTAAATCAATAATATATGTTTCGCTTCAAATATCTGCCGGATTAGCAGTTCTCGCTGAACCCTTTTTACCGTTTATGTCGGAAAAATTGATCAATTTGCTGAATATTGGAAAAGTAAATTGGGAAGATGCAGATAAAGACAATATAAAACCGGGGCACATTATTAATGAGCCTGAATTATTATTTCAAAAAATTGATGATAATGAGATTGAATATCAAATAAATAAACTTTTAAAAACCAAAGAAGAAAATATAAAAGAAAATATTGAGTTAAAACCTGTTAAAGACACAATAAGTTTCGATGATTTTCAAAAACTTGATATAAGAACAGCAACAATTATTGAAGCTGAAAAAGTTCCGAAAACAAAAAAATTATTGAAAATTAAGCTTGATACCGGAATTGACCAAAGAACAGTAGTTTCCGGTATTGCCGAATTTTACAAACCGGAAGATATTATTGGAAAGCAAGTTCAAGTATTAATTAATCTTGCACCCAGAAAATTAAAAGGCATTGAATCTCAAGGTATGATTCTTATGGCTGAAGACTTGACCGGAAAATTATGTTTTGTTTCGCCTGAAGATAATTTTGAAAACGGTTCTTTGGTTAGTTAGGATAAATTGGACGCTGATTTTTATGATTATTATGAAAAAGAAATAAATTATATTTTTCATTAGAACCTGAATTTCAATATTATGTCAATAATACATTAGGTGTAAATATTAAATTATAAAATTATGAATTGGTTACTTTATATTATTCTCGGAGGATTTGCAGGTTGGCTTGCAGGTCGCATTTTTAAAGGCGAAGGTTTTGGTTTTTTCATGAATCTTATTGTTGGTATTATCGGCGGAATAATCGGTGGTTGGCTTTTTAATTTTTTAGGAGTAAATATTGGTGACGGTATTATAGGCTCATTAATAACTGCAGTTATCGGCGGTGGTATCCTTGTTTTTATTGTGGGTTTGGTTAAAAAGAAAAAATAAATGTATTATTAAATATTTACAAAGATTTCAAAAACAATGTAAAAAATAATATATTTGTAAAAAGTACTATTATGAACCAAAATATTATAAATAAAATTTCAAATTATTTCAATACAAAACCAATTGAAAAAGCATGGATTTTTGGTTCGTATTCAAGAAATGAAGAATCTGACAAAAGCGATATTGATATACTTGTTAAGTTTTCTCCTAACAACAAAATTACATTATTTTATTATTTGCAATTAAAATATGAATTAGAAAAACTAACAGGAAAATCTATTGATTTTGTAGAAGAAGGACAACTTGAAAAATTTGCACTTGAAAGTTTTAACAAGGACAAAGTACTGATTTATGAGAGAACAAATTAGAGATAAAGAGCGTTTAAATCATATTATTGAATCTATTGATAATATCTTTGAATTTACTGAAAATCTTAAATTTACGGATTTTGAAAACAATAAAATGTTAAAATTTGCAGTAATCAAAAATCTTGAGATTATCGGTGAAGCATCAAATTTATTAACAAAAGAGTTAAAAGAAAAGCACAATAAAATTCAGTGGCATTTAATTATAGGATTAAGGAATGTTTTAGTTCATGGTTATTACCAAATAAGCAATTCAATTATTTGGAATACAATAACAGATGATTTATTATCTTTTAAAACAAAAATTGAAAATATAAAAAATAATATTTAATTTTGTTTTTTACCAAATACTGATAAAACTAT encodes the following:
- a CDS encoding DUF86 domain-containing protein, yielding MREQIRDKERLNHIIESIDNIFEFTENLKFTDFENNKMLKFAVIKNLEIIGEASNLLTKELKEKHNKIQWHLIIGLRNVLVHGYYQISNSIIWNTITDDLLSFKTKIENIKNNI
- a CDS encoding GlsB/YeaQ/YmgE family stress response membrane protein — encoded protein: MNWLLYIILGGFAGWLAGRIFKGEGFGFFMNLIVGIIGGIIGGWLFNFLGVNIGDGIIGSLITAVIGGGILVFIVGLVKKKK
- the metG gene encoding methionine--tRNA ligase; this encodes MQEFKRYMVTSALPYANGPVHIGHLAGVYIPSDIYVRYLRLKGKDVKWVCGSDEHGVPITLKARKEGISPQEVVDRYHTIIKDSFEEFGISVDIYSRTSKEIHHKTASDFFKKLYEEGKFIEKTSEQYYDTEENQFLADRYIKGTCPKCGNDEAYGDQCEKCGSALSPTELINPKSTISGSALSLKETKHWYLPLDKHESFLRKWILEDHKEWKPNVYGQCKSWLDSGLQARAVSRDLNWGVPLPIDNTEGKVLYVWFDAPIGYISATKEITEDWEKYWKDPETKLVHFIGKDNIVFHCIIFPAMLKADGSYILPENVPANAFLNLENDKISTSKNWAVWLHEYLREFEGKQDVLRYVLTANAPETKDSDFTWKNFQERNNSELVNILGNFINRTLVLTKKYYEKIVPQHTGLTEEDKSALKEISIIKMKIESNIESYKFREALREFMNLARVGNKYLADSEPWKIIKTNPERVKSIIYVSLQISAGLAVLAEPFLPFMSEKLINLLNIGKVNWEDADKDNIKPGHIINEPELLFQKIDDNEIEYQINKLLKTKEENIKENIELKPVKDTISFDDFQKLDIRTATIIEAEKVPKTKKLLKIKLDTGIDQRTVVSGIAEFYKPEDIIGKQVQVLINLAPRKLKGIESQGMILMAEDLTGKLCFVSPEDNFENGSLVS
- a CDS encoding nucleotidyltransferase domain-containing protein, with product MNQNIINKISNYFNTKPIEKAWIFGSYSRNEESDKSDIDILVKFSPNNKITLFYYLQLKYELEKLTGKSIDFVEEGQLEKFALESFNKDKVLIYERTN